One Heyndrickxia oleronia genomic window, TAAAGCTAATGAAAAAATTAAGTGAAGAATATGGAACATCCATTATTATGATTACTCATGATTTAGGTGTAGTAGCAGAAATGGTAGATCGAGTGATTGTCATGTATGCTGGTCAAATTGTAGAGCAAGATAATGTTTTTAACATTTTTAAGAATCCAAAGCATCCTTATACAAAGGGATTACTAAATAGTACACCAAAAATACATCAATTAAAGGATCAATTAGAATCGATTGAAGGAAATGTACCAATTCCTTCTGAATTGCCTGTTGGATGTAAGTTTCATCCGCGCTGTCCTTATGCGATGGATATCTGTAGAAAACAAGAACCTTCATTAGTTCAAGCTAAAGATGGTTCTGAAGTAAGATGTTGGCTTCATAGTGACGAAGAGGTGATTAATCTATGACTGTTACCACCAACGATGATACGAAAAAAGAGCATGAAACCCTATTAGAAATTGAAGGGTTAAAAAAATATTTTCCTATTTCTACAGGTTTTTTTGGAAAAACAAAGCAGTATGTAAAAGCAGTGGATGGAATTGATTTAATTGTAAAAAAAGGAGAAACATTAGGGATAGTAGGCGAATCAGGATGTGGAAAATCGACAACTGGAAATACTATTTTACGATTGCTTGAGCCTACAGAGGGAAAAATCATTTTTGACGGATCTGATATTACGAAACTATCAGAACGAGGAATGCAAAAAATAAGAAAAGATATCCAAATGGTATTTCAAGATCCATTTTCCTCACTTAATCCTAGAATGAGAGTATTTGATATTATTGCAGAACCACTTCGAACTCATAAAGTAGCAAAAGGAAAGGAATTAGAGCAAACTGTTTATGAATTAATGGAAACAGTTGGGTTAGACCGATCATTCTCCGGACGATATCCCCATGAATTTAGTGGTGGGCAAAGGCAAAGAATCGGGATTGCTCGTGCACTAGCTTTAAAACCGAAATTAATCATTTGTGATGAGCCTGTTTCAGCTTTAGATGTTTCTATTCAAGCACAAATCTTAAATTTATTAATGGATTTACAAAAAAGATTTAATTTAACCTATATTTTCATCGCACATGGTATTCCGGCAGTTAAATATATAAGTGATCGAATCGCCGTCATGTATATGGGGGAAGTTGTCGAGCTATCATCAAAAGATGAGCTTTTTAGTCATACACTTCATCCATATACTCGTGGCTTAATATCTTCTGTTCCGATCCCTGACCCAACATTAAGAGAGCGTAAGGAACAGTTTATTTTGGAAGATGATCTACCTGATCAAACGGATTTACCAAGTGGTTGCCGATTCTATACAAGATGTCCATTTAGAAAGGAAAAATGTAAAGTAGAAAAACCAGAATTTAGAAATGTTGGGGATGAACATTTTGTATCCTGTCATTACCCAATAATGTAAGTACTTTATCTTGATAGATTACTGGTGGAAAAAATAAAGAAGGGCAGTGAAGGAATGAAAATAATTGTTATAGGTTCAGGAATTGTTGGAGCTAGTACAGCTTACCATTTGGCTAGAAAGGGAGCAGAAGTAATTATTATTGATAAACAACATGAAGGTCAAGCGACTGCTGCTGGCGCTGGAATCGTATGTCCATGGATATCCAGGGTTGATGATCCAGATTTTTACACTCTTGCTAAAGGTGGGGCATGCTACTATCCGAAACTTGTTTCCCAACTAAAGGTAGATGGTGAAAGCAATCTTGGATATGGATTAGTAGGAGCTTTAGCTGTTAGTACTGACGAGGATGAATTAAATGTGATCGAACAAAAGGTTAGAGAGCGTCAATCAGAAACACCGGAGGTAGGAGAAGTTAGTCGATTATCTGCCGAAGAAGCACGTCAACTATTTCCTCCTTTAAGAGAAGATCTACAAGCTGTCCATGTCACTGGAGCCGCTAGAGTAGATGGTCGATTACTAAGAGATGCTCTTAAACGAGGAGCAGAGAAACATGGTGCACAGTCTTATACTGGTGTTGCCAGTCTCGAGATTAAAAATGAGAAAGTAGTAGGAGCTTATGTAAATAATGAATTTATTTCGGCTGACTTTGTGGTTATAGCAGCAGGCGCGTGGGCTCCAGAGTTACTTGGGCCACTTGGTATTGATACGCCGGTTGAACCGCAGCGTGGTCAAATTGTTCATTTACATCTTCCAGATCAGGATACATCAAAATGGCCGGTCATCCTACCGCAAAGTAGCCATTATCTTGTCTCATTTGAAGACTCACGGGTAGTCGTTGGTGCAACACGGGAAACTGGCTCCGGATTTGATTATCGTGTAACCGCTGCTGGTTTAAAGGATGTTCTTTATGAAGCACTCCATGTAGCTCCAGGTCTTTCGGAGGGTACTTTACAGGAAGTAAGAATTGGATTTAGACCAATTGGGAAAGATATTCTACCATATTTAGGACAGATTCCGACTGTGAAAGGAATAGTCATTGCTAACGGACTAGGTGCTTCAGGATTAACAATGGGTCCATATGTTGGTTCACTAGCTGCAAAGCTAGCAATGGGAGAAGAGTTGGAAATTGATATTACGGCTTATAATCCTCTTAGAAATTGTTTGAAGGTTAACTAAAGTAATCTTGCTGTCTTGAAATAAGCAAGGATTTTTCATTATAAAAGTTATAATATTATATCATTTGAAATATAGTAAATGGATGCAAATAAAGCAAAAGAAAAGTAGGTGTATTCATGCATATCAACAATCATCCAATATTGGGAGAGCGTTTACACGATCCCGTTACCATTTATTTTAATGGAAATCCACTCCGTGCCTATAAACAACAGACTGTCGCTGCTGCATTAATCGCGAATGGGGTAAAAAAATTCGGGGAAAGTCGAAAGCTTATGCAGGCGAGAGGTTTATTTTGTTCCCGTGGCAGATGCTGTAGCTGCTATATGACAGTGAACGGCGAAGACCATGTTCGAACGTGTATGAAAATGGTTGAGGATGAAATGGAGATATTCCCGAATATGGGGGATCCAGATGTAAGGAGAGATAGCCATGGAAACTGATGTACTCATTATCGGTGCGGGTCCTGCAGGATTAGTGGCAGCATTTGAGACTGTATCGAGAGGATTAGATGTTGTTATGATTGATGAATCTAGTAATCTTGGTGGACAGCTGGTCCAACAAACCCAGATGCTATCCCTTTTACCATCGCAATTTTCACCAATGAGAGGCTTTGAATTAGCCGAGTTATTAATCAGTCAATTAAATGAATATCCCGTGAAAATACTATTAAATCATACATTTGTAGGATTATATCAGGATGGAAGTATTGGTGTATCCGATGGCAATAATGTTTTTTCAATAACTGCAAGGAAAGTCATTGTAACAACAGGTGCTGCTGAACGGGCTGTTCCTTTTAAGAAATGGACGTTACCAGGCGTGATGACGATTGGTGCAGCACAAACGTTAATCAATCGAAATTTTGTCGTCCCTGGAAAAAAGGCAGTCATTTGCGGTTCAAGTGATTTTGCTTTAGATGTAGCGATTCAATTGAAACAAGTTGGCGTCGAAATAGAAGGAATCATTGAGAAATCCAATAAACTAACAGCACTCAATCAAGACAAAATAGAAAGAATGACAGAAGAACATATTCCTTATTATCTCCATTCCTTTATTACTGAGGTAAAAGGAAATGGTCAGGTTGAAGAGGTTTATGTGCAGCTTGATCAGGAAATAAAAACATTCCATGCAGATCTTGTTTGTGTAGATGGTGGGAGAAAACCGATTACAGAAGTATTTTACCAATTGGATTGTACGTTTAGCTACCAGGAAAAGCTTGGGGGATGGGTCCCTCATTATAATGAACGCCTCCAATCCAGTCAAAATAGGGTCTATCTAGGTGGAAATGCTGCCGGAGTATCGTTTCATGGTGTCATTCTATTAACCGGAATGATTGCCGGAATTAGTGTGTGTGAGGATCTTGGTGCTTTGGAGATTGATGAAGCCAATAGCTTAAGAGATTCATTATTTAAGGAGATAAA contains:
- a CDS encoding ABC transporter ATP-binding protein codes for the protein MTVTTNDDTKKEHETLLEIEGLKKYFPISTGFFGKTKQYVKAVDGIDLIVKKGETLGIVGESGCGKSTTGNTILRLLEPTEGKIIFDGSDITKLSERGMQKIRKDIQMVFQDPFSSLNPRMRVFDIIAEPLRTHKVAKGKELEQTVYELMETVGLDRSFSGRYPHEFSGGQRQRIGIARALALKPKLIICDEPVSALDVSIQAQILNLLMDLQKRFNLTYIFIAHGIPAVKYISDRIAVMYMGEVVELSSKDELFSHTLHPYTRGLISSVPIPDPTLRERKEQFILEDDLPDQTDLPSGCRFYTRCPFRKEKCKVEKPEFRNVGDEHFVSCHYPIM
- a CDS encoding NAD(P)/FAD-dependent oxidoreductase produces the protein MKIIVIGSGIVGASTAYHLARKGAEVIIIDKQHEGQATAAGAGIVCPWISRVDDPDFYTLAKGGACYYPKLVSQLKVDGESNLGYGLVGALAVSTDEDELNVIEQKVRERQSETPEVGEVSRLSAEEARQLFPPLREDLQAVHVTGAARVDGRLLRDALKRGAEKHGAQSYTGVASLEIKNEKVVGAYVNNEFISADFVVIAAGAWAPELLGPLGIDTPVEPQRGQIVHLHLPDQDTSKWPVILPQSSHYLVSFEDSRVVVGATRETGSGFDYRVTAAGLKDVLYEALHVAPGLSEGTLQEVRIGFRPIGKDILPYLGQIPTVKGIVIANGLGASGLTMGPYVGSLAAKLAMGEELEIDITAYNPLRNCLKVN
- a CDS encoding (2Fe-2S)-binding protein, which translates into the protein MHINNHPILGERLHDPVTIYFNGNPLRAYKQQTVAAALIANGVKKFGESRKLMQARGLFCSRGRCCSCYMTVNGEDHVRTCMKMVEDEMEIFPNMGDPDVRRDSHGN
- a CDS encoding NAD(P)/FAD-dependent oxidoreductase encodes the protein METDVLIIGAGPAGLVAAFETVSRGLDVVMIDESSNLGGQLVQQTQMLSLLPSQFSPMRGFELAELLISQLNEYPVKILLNHTFVGLYQDGSIGVSDGNNVFSITARKVIVTTGAAERAVPFKKWTLPGVMTIGAAQTLINRNFVVPGKKAVICGSSDFALDVAIQLKQVGVEIEGIIEKSNKLTALNQDKIERMTEEHIPYYLHSFITEVKGNGQVEEVYVQLDQEIKTFHADLVCVDGGRKPITEVFYQLDCTFSYQEKLGGWVPHYNERLQSSQNRVYLGGNAAGVSFHGVILLTGMIAGISVCEDLGALEIDEANSLRDSLFKEIKIIESKQDPHLWIERMTHIENFLHPQLKDQFIS